AGTTGTATGTGCTCTATGCTTTTTTGTTTGTTGATGGCATGAAAAATGCCTGAAGGTATAATAATTGTATTTGTTTTCCCGAAAAATATTAAGGCATGTCCGGCAGTTAACCCTGAAACAGGGTCTTGATGCCCGGATGATAAATCAGTATAACTCTCAGACAGGAGAATATGAAAATGAGACCGGTAATAATGAGAATTTCCCTTTTAATGCTATTAATGATTTGCCTCTGTGTCACCTTGTCCTGCAACTCTGGAGACTCAGACTCTAAGGATGCTGCCCCGGTCACACCCGGAAATAATATTCAGCCGCCGGCAGGTAACAATAATGATCCCTCTGATCCGCTGAATGCTGGCGCTATAATTATAGATCATGAAAGTACTGATCTCGCGATGGTCCCGCTTGAATGGATAAATGAGGCAAAGGAGAAACTTCACATTGCCTATGGCCACACCTCTCACGGAAGCCAGATTACAACAGGCATGAGCGGGCTCACAACCTTTGCAAATGCCCCTTATGGAGGCGCCACATACAGGTGGAACAGCGGTGGTTCAGGCGAAGCCCTTGACCTGCGTGATTCACCTTTCTCCGGGGCAAGCGATCTTGGAAATCCTAACCGGACAGTCTGGGCTGATGCCACGCGTAACTATCTGAATGCCCACCCCGAGATAAATGTGATCATGTGGTCATGGTGCGGCCAGGCAGATGGCATTGAGGCGCAGATAGGCCAGTATCTTGACCTTATGGATGATCTTGAGGCAGACTATCCTGATGTTATGTTTGTCTATATGACAGGCCATACTAATGGGACAGGGCTTGATGGAAATCTGCATCAGCGGAACCTCCAGATCAGGAATTTTTGTGAGACCAATGGAAAAATACTGTTTGATTTTGAAGATATAGAGAGTTATGACCCTGATGGCGAATACTATGGGGATCTGAATGTAACAGACAGCTGTGATTATAATGGCGGCAACTGGGCAAAGGAGTGGCAACAGAGTCACACTGAAGGGATGGACTGGTATAATTGTTCATCTGCCCACAGTGAGCCCCTGAACGCAAATCAAAAGGCCTATGCAGCATGGTGGCTCTGGGCAAGGCTCGCGGGCTGGGATGGAAATTAGAAGGTGTTAAACAATATAAATAAAATATCTTATTTGGATATAGAATCAGTCACCTGCGGGTACTGTCATTCATGCTGCACTATCCATTATCTGAAACAGGAAGGCGCAAAGGAATACTGCCTTGATCTGATGAGTACCCTTGAACAAAAGGGCACTATAGATATCCATGCCCCTGAAGGTGAGGCAGACCCGAAATTAACCCTGGGCTATGTAAAAGGAGAGGCAAGGGGACAGATGTTTGGTGTGCTTGAGTGTCTGGATGCTGATGGAAAATCGCTGTTCTTAAAGGCATTTTCAGGCCAGTATAACGGGGTATGGGATGTAAATGGATGGGCGCCCCCCCTGTTTGATACTAAAGAGTTTGATTTGATTGTCGATAGTGCTGATAAAGAGATAAAGCGGCTGGGTAACATTATCAATAAACTTTTGAATGAACCAGATAGGCATCAATTGATATACAAGCGGAAAAGGTTGTCGCAGGAACTTATGAAAGAGATACACGCGCTCTACCGGGTGAATAATTTCAGGTCAGAGGCGAGGCCCCTTACCGATTTTTTTAAAAATGGGATACCGGCAGGCGCGGGTGACTGCTGCGGTCCCAAGCTTTTAAATACAGCCGCTAAAATGGGTCTGCTTCCTGTATCCCTTGCAGAGATATTCTGGGGTGAAACAAATCTTTCAGGGACACGCATGCAGGGTAATTTTTATGGCCCGTGCAGGGAAAAGTGCCTGCCCTTAATTGGTTTTATGCTCTGCGGGGCTAATGCAGATCGGTCTGACCATGAATAAGCCCGATATAATCTACAAAGATTCATCCATTGTGGTGGTTATAAAACCTGAGGGGCTTTTGTCTGTTCCGGGTAAAGGGGCTGATAAACAGGATTGTCTTGCCAACCGCATAAGAGATATGTTCCCGGGATGCATACCGCAGCCCGCTGTCCACCGACTTGATATGGATACATCGGGCATCATGGTCTTTGCATTAACAAAGGAGGCACACAGGACTCTCTCTATCCAGTTTCAGGATAGAAAGGTTAAAAAGCAATATGTTGCAGTGCTTGATGGCATTGTTAAAAAGGAGAGCGGGGAGATCAGCCTGCCCCTTCGCGTGGATGTTACAAACAGGCCCTTCCAGATATATGACCCGGTCCATGGAAGGAGCGGTATAACCCTTTGGGAAAAGATAGAGGTAAAG
The Desulfatiglans sp. genome window above contains:
- a CDS encoding RluA family pseudouridine synthase — protein: MNKPDIIYKDSSIVVVIKPEGLLSVPGKGADKQDCLANRIRDMFPGCIPQPAVHRLDMDTSGIMVFALTKEAHRTLSIQFQDRKVKKQYVAVLDGIVKKESGEISLPLRVDVTNRPFQIYDPVHGRSGITLWEKIEVKNNRTRVLFTPLTGRTHQIRVHASHPLGLNCPIVGDRLYGHLKPGERLMLHACSLTFKHPASNDEMHFENQPLF